A single region of the Cronobacter condimenti 1330 genome encodes:
- a CDS encoding carboxymuconolactone decarboxylase family protein, whose protein sequence is MEQRRLTGKSHWYHETQSSLCPADPLPLVPEAAKVEDRFLLDLPLDDAQRAAHLSWCDAARAMIPSLLPETCSVTRLHTLSVYDRLSTALTVAQVYGVQRLCNHYAARLAPEPGPDSSRESNRRLTLLTQTARQLASSPTLIDSAARTQLEEAGLSVHDIVTFTQIIGFVGFQARAVALLQAQPGQPARWLPGINMQQDAPASLFNAPDPRWQPDLPTLEMGWASEEQQEAYNVGLNDALLQPMLSLLAHDACALHGLARLLNALRTGIADEDAALAEMLAARINGSASCFAEAARRLRREPYLPDAVRNGERAILAWSHQHPRERAIIQAMQMLTRAPERFSHAQLMPLLEADVDAHDALRLLAYGSACGWVNRLRLALGVTA, encoded by the coding sequence ATGGAACAACGCCGCCTTACCGGCAAAAGCCACTGGTATCATGAAACCCAGTCCAGCCTCTGTCCGGCAGATCCGCTGCCGTTAGTTCCCGAAGCCGCTAAGGTGGAGGACCGTTTTCTGCTCGATCTGCCGCTGGACGACGCCCAACGTGCGGCACATCTGTCGTGGTGTGACGCCGCTCGCGCGATGATCCCCTCGCTTCTTCCCGAAACCTGCAGCGTCACCCGTCTGCATACTTTAAGCGTCTACGATCGCCTCAGCACCGCGCTGACGGTGGCCCAGGTCTATGGCGTACAGCGGCTGTGCAACCACTACGCCGCGCGTCTGGCGCCGGAGCCGGGGCCAGACTCATCGCGTGAAAGCAACCGTCGCCTGACTTTACTCACCCAGACGGCCCGCCAGCTCGCAAGCTCCCCTACGCTTATCGACAGCGCAGCGCGTACGCAGCTCGAAGAGGCAGGTCTCTCAGTCCACGACATCGTCACTTTCACGCAGATTATTGGGTTTGTGGGCTTTCAGGCCCGCGCGGTGGCGCTGTTGCAGGCACAGCCAGGCCAGCCGGCACGCTGGCTGCCGGGCATCAATATGCAGCAAGACGCGCCAGCAAGCCTGTTCAACGCGCCCGACCCGCGCTGGCAGCCCGATCTACCGACCCTTGAAATGGGCTGGGCCAGCGAGGAACAGCAGGAGGCCTATAACGTTGGCCTTAACGACGCCTTGCTGCAACCAATGCTGTCGCTACTGGCGCATGACGCCTGTGCGCTCCACGGCCTTGCACGATTGCTTAATGCGCTACGTACGGGAATAGCGGATGAGGACGCGGCGCTTGCCGAAATGCTTGCTGCGCGCATCAACGGTAGCGCCAGTTGCTTTGCCGAAGCCGCCCGGCGCTTACGCCGTGAGCCATATCTGCCTGACGCCGTGCGCAACGGTGAACGCGCGATCCTCGCCTGGAGTCATCAGCACCCGCGCGAGCGCGCCATTATTCAGGCGATGCAAATGCTTACCCGCGCGCCGGAACGTTTCAGCCACGCACAGCTTATGCCACTCCTGGAGGCTGATGTTGACGCGCATGACGCGTTGCGCCTGCTTGCTTACGGCAGCGCCTGCGGCTGGGTCAACCGCCTGCGACTCGCGCTTGGCGTCACGGCGTAG
- a CDS encoding exoribonuclease II: protein MFQDNPLLAQLKQQLHSQTPRAEGVVKATEKGFGFLEVDAQKSYFIPPPQMKKVMHGDRVIAVIHTEKEKESAEPEELIEPFLTRFVGRVQKKDDRLSIVPDHPLLKDAIPCRAERGVSHDFQNGDWAVAEMRRHPLKGDRGFYAELTQFITFSDDHFVPWWVTLARHNLEREAPDGVATEMLDENLTREDLTALDFVTIDSASTEDMDDALFVETLDGDRLQLTVAIADPTAWIAEGSKLDNIAKVRAFTNYLPGFNIPMLPRELSDDLCSLREGEARPALVCRMIIDAEGAISDEIHFFAATIESKAKLAYDNVSDWLEEKGDWQPGSEAIAAQIRLLQQICQRRSAWRQKHALVFKDRPDYRFVLGEKGEVLDIVAEPRRIANRIVEESMIAANICAARVLRDKLGFGVYNVHAGFDPASTEQLATLLQSHGMHVDANDVLTLPGFCKLRRELDAQPSGFLDSRIRRFQSFAEISTEPGPHFGLGLEAYATWTSPIRKYGDMVNHRLLKAIIKGESATRPQEASTVQMAERRRLNRMAERDVGDWLYARFLKDKAGTDTRFAAEIIDVSRGGMRVRLVDNGAVAFIPAPFLHAVRDELACSQENGTVQIKGETVYKVTDVIDVTIAEVRMETRSIIARPVA, encoded by the coding sequence ATGTTTCAGGATAACCCGCTGCTTGCGCAGCTTAAACAGCAACTGCATTCCCAGACGCCGCGCGCCGAAGGGGTAGTAAAAGCCACGGAAAAAGGTTTTGGTTTCCTTGAGGTTGACGCGCAGAAAAGCTACTTCATTCCGCCTCCGCAGATGAAGAAAGTGATGCACGGCGATCGCGTCATTGCCGTTATCCATACGGAAAAGGAAAAAGAATCCGCCGAGCCGGAAGAGCTTATCGAACCCTTCCTCACCCGCTTTGTGGGCCGGGTGCAAAAGAAAGACGATCGTCTCTCCATTGTTCCCGATCATCCGCTACTGAAAGATGCCATCCCGTGTCGCGCTGAACGCGGCGTGAGCCATGATTTCCAGAATGGCGACTGGGCTGTGGCCGAAATGCGTCGTCATCCGCTGAAAGGCGATCGCGGCTTTTATGCCGAACTCACCCAGTTTATTACCTTTAGCGACGATCACTTCGTGCCGTGGTGGGTGACTCTTGCGCGTCATAACCTCGAACGTGAAGCGCCGGATGGCGTGGCGACCGAAATGCTGGATGAAAACCTGACGCGTGAAGATCTGACCGCGCTGGATTTCGTCACCATCGACAGCGCCAGCACCGAAGATATGGACGATGCCCTGTTTGTAGAAACGCTGGATGGCGATCGTCTGCAACTGACCGTCGCGATTGCCGACCCGACAGCGTGGATAGCCGAAGGCAGCAAACTCGATAACATCGCAAAAGTACGCGCGTTCACTAACTATCTGCCGGGCTTTAATATCCCGATGCTGCCGCGCGAGCTTTCCGACGACCTCTGTTCGCTGCGCGAAGGCGAAGCGCGTCCGGCACTCGTTTGCCGCATGATTATTGACGCCGAAGGCGCTATCAGCGACGAGATTCACTTCTTCGCCGCCACCATCGAATCCAAAGCCAAGCTCGCCTATGACAATGTCTCCGACTGGCTGGAAGAGAAAGGCGACTGGCAGCCGGGTAGCGAGGCTATCGCCGCGCAGATCCGTCTGCTGCAACAGATTTGCCAGCGCCGCAGCGCCTGGCGTCAGAAACACGCGCTGGTCTTTAAAGACCGCCCTGATTACCGCTTCGTGCTGGGCGAGAAAGGCGAAGTGCTGGATATCGTTGCCGAGCCGCGTCGTATCGCTAACCGTATTGTGGAAGAGTCCATGATTGCGGCGAACATCTGCGCGGCGCGCGTGCTGCGCGACAAGCTGGGCTTTGGCGTTTACAACGTCCACGCGGGCTTCGACCCGGCAAGCACCGAACAGCTGGCCACGCTGCTGCAGAGCCACGGTATGCATGTTGACGCCAATGATGTGCTTACGCTGCCTGGTTTCTGCAAACTGCGTCGCGAGCTGGACGCGCAGCCGTCAGGCTTCCTCGACAGCCGCATCCGCCGCTTCCAGTCCTTTGCAGAGATCAGCACCGAGCCGGGTCCGCATTTTGGTCTTGGCCTTGAGGCATATGCCACCTGGACCTCTCCGATCCGTAAGTATGGCGATATGGTTAACCATCGTCTGCTGAAAGCCATTATTAAAGGCGAGAGTGCGACACGTCCGCAGGAAGCGTCTACCGTTCAGATGGCTGAGCGCCGTCGTCTTAACCGTATGGCCGAACGCGATGTCGGTGACTGGCTGTATGCGCGTTTCCTGAAAGACAAAGCCGGCACCGATACCCGTTTTGCTGCGGAAATTATCGATGTCAGCCGTGGTGGCATGCGCGTGCGTCTGGTGGATAACGGTGCGGTTGCCTTTATCCCTGCGCCATTCCTGCACGCGGTGCGCGATGAACTGGCCTGCAGCCAGGAAAATGGTACCGTCCAGATCAAAGGCGAAACCGTCTATAAAGTCACCGACGTTATCGACGTCACCATCGCAGAAGTGCGTATGGAAACCCGCAGTATTATCGCGCGTCCGGTTGCCTGA
- the pdeR gene encoding cyclic di-GMP phosphodiesterase has translation MKDDLENNLLYRYSGAASPYWRLPLDSNALQLAATEAAATSHVVPLTPEQAAQIRAMGVITSSVTLSLSLFGELVPVHLVGRKVSRKEWEGTASAWNDTTSVARDLVQGLSFAEQVVSEANSVIVILDRHGNIQRFNRLSEEYTGLKEQEVIGQNVFKLFMTPAEASASRRNITGFFRNGSSYEVERWVKTRKGQRLFLFRNKFVHSGSGRNEIFLICSGTDITEERRAQERLRTLANTDAITGLPNRNAIHEMISDAITRRGDTQVGIVYLDLDNFKKVNDAYGHMFGDQLLQAVSLAILSCLEKDQVLARLGGDEFIVLATDTSQAALEAMSSRIITRLKHPFRIGLIEVYTGCSLGIALAPQHGDDRESVIRNADTAMYTAKENGRGKFCVFCPEMNQRVFEYLWLDTNLRKALEKNQLVIHYQPKITTQGEVLSLEALVRWQSPERGLIPPLDFISYAEESGLIVPLGRWVMLDVVRQIAKWREAGIMLRVAVNVSARQLADQTLLSDLRQALADMRFSKSPIDVEITESCLIENAELALSVINEFSTLGAEVHLDDFGTGYSSLSQLARFPLDAIKLDQSFVRDIHKQPVSQSLVRAIVAVAQALDLQVIAEGVESHEEDAFLTQNGVDARQGFLFARPMTAGAIERWYRRYRARKQTP, from the coding sequence ATGAAAGACGACCTGGAGAATAATCTGCTGTACCGCTATTCCGGCGCGGCAAGCCCCTACTGGCGCCTGCCACTGGACAGTAACGCGTTACAGCTTGCCGCGACGGAAGCGGCCGCCACCAGTCATGTGGTACCGCTGACCCCAGAACAGGCCGCGCAAATCCGTGCCATGGGGGTCATCACCTCAAGCGTCACGCTATCGCTGTCGCTGTTCGGCGAACTGGTGCCCGTTCATCTGGTGGGCCGAAAAGTTTCCCGCAAAGAATGGGAAGGTACAGCGTCTGCGTGGAACGACACGACATCCGTGGCGCGCGACCTGGTGCAGGGCCTGTCGTTTGCAGAGCAGGTCGTGTCAGAGGCTAATTCGGTCATTGTCATTCTGGATCGCCACGGCAATATTCAGCGTTTCAACCGTCTGAGCGAAGAGTACACCGGCCTGAAAGAGCAGGAAGTCATCGGGCAGAACGTTTTCAAACTCTTTATGACGCCCGCCGAAGCCTCGGCTTCGCGCCGCAATATCACCGGTTTTTTTCGCAATGGCAGTTCTTATGAGGTTGAACGTTGGGTCAAAACCCGCAAAGGCCAGCGCCTCTTTCTGTTTCGCAATAAATTTGTTCACAGCGGTAGCGGCAGAAATGAAATCTTTCTCATCTGCTCCGGTACCGATATCACTGAAGAGCGGCGCGCTCAGGAGCGATTACGCACGCTTGCCAATACTGACGCCATTACCGGCCTGCCAAACCGCAACGCCATTCACGAGATGATAAGCGATGCTATCACCCGTCGTGGCGACACCCAGGTTGGCATTGTCTATCTCGATCTCGATAACTTCAAAAAGGTGAACGATGCCTACGGGCATATGTTTGGCGACCAGTTATTGCAGGCCGTGTCGCTTGCGATATTAAGCTGCCTTGAGAAAGACCAGGTCCTGGCGCGCCTCGGTGGCGATGAATTTATCGTGCTGGCGACCGACACGTCTCAGGCGGCGCTGGAGGCAATGTCCTCGCGCATCATCACCCGGCTTAAGCATCCGTTTCGCATCGGCCTTATCGAAGTCTATACCGGCTGTTCGCTTGGCATCGCGCTTGCGCCGCAACACGGTGACGATCGCGAAAGCGTTATCCGTAACGCCGACACGGCGATGTATACGGCCAAAGAGAACGGACGTGGCAAATTCTGCGTCTTCTGCCCGGAAATGAACCAACGGGTGTTTGAATATCTCTGGCTGGACACAAATCTGCGTAAGGCGCTTGAGAAGAACCAACTGGTCATTCACTACCAGCCCAAAATCACAACACAGGGTGAAGTGCTCAGTCTGGAAGCACTGGTGCGCTGGCAGTCGCCGGAGCGCGGGCTGATCCCGCCGCTGGATTTTATCTCGTATGCTGAAGAATCCGGGCTTATCGTGCCGCTCGGGCGTTGGGTCATGCTGGACGTTGTGCGTCAGATAGCGAAGTGGCGCGAGGCGGGCATTATGCTTCGCGTCGCGGTGAATGTGTCAGCACGCCAGCTCGCCGATCAGACGCTGTTGAGCGATCTGCGCCAGGCGCTTGCCGATATGCGCTTCTCAAAAAGCCCTATTGATGTGGAGATAACCGAAAGCTGCCTGATCGAGAATGCCGAACTGGCACTGTCGGTGATTAATGAATTCAGCACGCTCGGTGCCGAAGTGCATCTGGATGATTTTGGCACCGGCTATTCATCGCTTTCACAACTGGCGCGCTTTCCACTCGATGCCATAAAACTCGATCAAAGCTTTGTGCGCGATATCCATAAACAACCGGTGTCGCAGTCGCTGGTACGCGCTATCGTCGCTGTGGCGCAGGCGCTCGATCTGCAGGTGATTGCCGAAGGCGTGGAGAGCCATGAGGAAGATGCCTTTCTGACGCAAAACGGGGTCGATGCGCGTCAGGGCTTTTTGTTTGCAAGACCCATGACCGCAGGCGCGATAGAACGCTGGTATAGGCGCTATCGGGCCAGGAAACAGACGCCGTAA
- a CDS encoding crotonase/enoyl-CoA hydratase family protein yields the protein MSVFNQSTCKLFTDTARFTQLSGFYEEERRIIWMMLRAQPRPCFNHVLIEEIMNLSYLVQEARLEVDFWVTGSLVPGMYNTGGDLQFFVDCIRNGKREALRAYARACVDCVHAASRGFDCGAISLAMVEGSALGGGFEAALAHHFVLAQRDARMGFPEIAFNLFPGMGGYSLVTRRAGMRLAEELIYQGESHTAEWYHPQGLVDLLFEPGQGFVATRTFIDTLKPRLNGVRAMLRARQRVLRLSRNELMEITEDWVDAAFSLEPKDVSYMERLIQLQNRHTAAALRKAG from the coding sequence ATGTCAGTATTCAACCAATCGACCTGCAAACTCTTTACCGATACAGCGCGTTTCACCCAACTTTCCGGATTTTATGAGGAAGAACGGCGCATTATCTGGATGATGTTGCGGGCTCAGCCGCGTCCGTGTTTTAACCATGTCCTGATTGAAGAGATTATGAACTTAAGTTATCTGGTGCAGGAGGCCAGGCTGGAGGTTGATTTCTGGGTCACCGGATCGCTGGTTCCGGGCATGTATAATACGGGCGGCGATTTACAGTTTTTTGTTGATTGCATTCGCAACGGCAAACGCGAAGCGCTGCGCGCTTATGCCCGCGCCTGCGTGGATTGCGTACACGCCGCCTCGCGCGGTTTTGACTGTGGCGCTATCAGCCTTGCGATGGTGGAGGGTAGCGCGCTCGGCGGCGGTTTTGAGGCTGCCCTTGCGCACCATTTCGTACTGGCCCAGCGCGACGCGCGCATGGGGTTTCCGGAAATCGCCTTTAATCTCTTCCCCGGAATGGGCGGGTATTCACTGGTGACGCGCCGTGCCGGTATGCGGCTTGCCGAGGAGCTGATTTATCAGGGCGAATCGCACACCGCCGAGTGGTATCACCCACAAGGGCTGGTGGATCTGCTGTTTGAGCCGGGGCAGGGGTTCGTGGCCACTCGTACCTTTATCGATACGCTTAAGCCGCGTCTCAACGGGGTGAGGGCGATGCTCCGCGCGCGTCAGCGCGTGCTGCGGCTCTCACGTAACGAGCTGATGGAGATAACGGAAGACTGGGTAGATGCGGCGTTCAGCCTTGAGCCGAAGGATGTCAGCTACATGGAGCGTCTGATCCAGCTGCAAAACCGTCATACCGCCGCGGCCCTGCGTAAAGCAGGCTAA
- a CDS encoding YciZ family protein: protein MPTVNPQQLADRIDTVLDILVAGDYHSAIHNLEILKAELLAQSQQEETAGEKKAKAPWEI from the coding sequence ATGCCAACAGTAAATCCGCAACAACTGGCTGACCGAATTGATACCGTTCTGGATATTCTGGTGGCGGGCGATTACCACTCCGCCATCCATAATCTGGAAATTTTGAAGGCTGAACTGCTGGCGCAGAGCCAGCAGGAAGAGACGGCGGGCGAGAAAAAAGCGAAGGCGCCCTGGGAAATCTGA
- the fsa gene encoding fructose-6-phosphate aldolase, which produces MELYLDTADVAAVKRLARILPLQGVTTNPSIVARAGVRLWELLPALQEALNGEGKLFAQVIAVSASEMVREAERLAQRIPGIVVKIPVTEEGLSAMKILKPSGIPLLGTAVYGAAQGLMAALAGADYVAPYVNRLDAQGGDGVATVRALQQLLTLHAPQSKVLAASFRTPQQALGCLLAGCQSITLPLDVAGQLLNTPAVTAAVDAFGREWQQAFGSQSL; this is translated from the coding sequence ATGGAGCTGTATCTCGACACGGCGGACGTCGCGGCCGTCAAACGTCTGGCCCGCATTCTGCCGCTACAGGGCGTGACCACAAATCCTTCTATCGTGGCGCGCGCAGGCGTCAGACTCTGGGAGCTCCTGCCCGCGTTGCAGGAGGCGCTGAACGGCGAAGGCAAGCTTTTCGCGCAGGTGATCGCAGTGAGCGCATCAGAGATGGTGCGTGAAGCGGAGCGACTGGCGCAGAGGATCCCGGGTATCGTGGTGAAAATCCCGGTGACGGAAGAAGGGCTGTCGGCAATGAAAATCCTCAAACCATCTGGCATTCCGCTGCTCGGTACAGCGGTTTACGGCGCGGCCCAGGGATTGATGGCAGCGCTGGCGGGGGCTGACTATGTCGCGCCTTACGTTAACCGCCTGGATGCGCAGGGCGGAGATGGCGTGGCGACGGTGCGCGCCCTGCAGCAGTTGTTGACGCTACACGCGCCGCAATCAAAAGTACTGGCCGCGAGCTTTCGCACGCCGCAACAGGCGCTCGGCTGTTTGCTGGCAGGGTGCCAGTCCATTACCCTGCCGCTGGATGTCGCAGGGCAACTGCTTAACACGCCTGCCGTGACCGCCGCGGTAGACGCCTTCGGGCGCGAATGGCAGCAGGCGTTCGGCAGTCAGAGCTTATAA
- a CDS encoding glycyl-radical enzyme activating protein, which yields MIFNLQRYSTHDGPGIRTVVFFKGCSLGCRWCQNPESRRRLRDVLFDERLCLSGCALCAQTCPQAIRRHGETLMIDRTALDDAALDALVDCCPTQALSVCGETQGVEDIMEKVLRDRPFYARSGGGITLSGGEPFMQPELAQALLQRSREAGIHTAVETCLHVPWKHIAPSLPFLDLLLADLKHVDPQRFHAWTDGSAERVLDNFRRLAKAGTEITIRVPLIPGFNADEASVRAITNFAADEAGVRNIHFLPYHTLGINKYRLLDWPYLAPATPLDEPALLAFAEDYACQKGLTAWIRG from the coding sequence ATGATTTTTAATCTGCAACGCTATTCCACGCACGATGGTCCGGGCATCCGTACCGTCGTCTTCTTTAAAGGCTGCTCATTGGGTTGCCGCTGGTGTCAGAACCCCGAAAGCCGACGCCGCCTGCGTGACGTGCTGTTTGATGAACGCCTCTGCCTGAGCGGCTGCGCGTTGTGCGCGCAAACATGCCCGCAGGCAATTCGTCGACACGGCGAGACTCTGATGATTGACCGCACGGCACTTGATGATGCTGCGCTTGACGCGCTGGTCGACTGCTGTCCGACCCAGGCGCTCAGCGTCTGCGGCGAAACGCAAGGCGTCGAAGACATTATGGAAAAAGTGCTGCGCGACCGTCCCTTTTATGCGCGCAGCGGTGGCGGGATCACGCTCTCGGGCGGCGAGCCGTTTATGCAGCCTGAATTGGCGCAGGCCCTGTTGCAGCGTAGCCGCGAGGCAGGCATTCATACCGCGGTGGAAACGTGTCTCCATGTTCCGTGGAAGCATATCGCCCCATCGCTGCCGTTTCTTGATCTCCTCCTTGCCGATTTGAAACATGTCGACCCGCAGCGCTTTCACGCCTGGACCGACGGCAGCGCCGAACGGGTGCTGGATAATTTCCGGCGACTGGCAAAAGCGGGCACGGAGATAACGATTCGTGTCCCGTTGATCCCCGGTTTTAACGCTGATGAAGCGTCAGTTCGCGCCATTACCAATTTCGCCGCCGATGAAGCAGGCGTCAGAAATATTCACTTTCTGCCCTACCACACCCTTGGCATTAACAAGTACCGCCTGCTGGACTGGCCTTATCTGGCCCCGGCGACGCCGCTTGATGAACCGGCGCTGCTGGCATTCGCCGAAGATTACGCCTGCCAGAAAGGACTCACCGCCTGGATAAGAGGATAA
- a CDS encoding formate C-acetyltransferase/glycerol dehydratase family glycyl radical enzyme, whose translation MTELNLDFLPERIKAHKAALVQIVRPPVCTERAQHYTDMYQKHQDKPLPVRRALALAHHLTSRTIWIKHDELIVGNQASQVRAAPFFPEYTVSWIEHEIDDLADRPGAGFSVSAENKAVMHDICPWWRGQTVQDRCYGIFTDEQKALLASGIIKAEGNMTSGDAHLAVNFPLLLEKGLDGLRAKVAARRARLALTDQADLHKEQFLKAIDITFSALSEHILRYAGLAARMAQEENRPARRDELLAISANCEHIAHQPPASFWQALQLCYFVQLVLQIESNGHSVSFGRLDQYLYPWYRRDVELEHTLERERAIELLQSCWLKLLEVNKIRSGSHSKASAGSPLYQNVTIGGQRLQNNKPVDAVNPLSWAVLESCGRLRSTQPNLSVRYHAGMSSDFLDACVQVIRCGFGMPAFNNDEIVIEEFIKLGVSREDAYDYAAIGCIETAVGGKWGYRCTGMSFINFARVMLAALEGGRDATTGKIFLAQDKALSAGNFHGFNEVMDAWDTQIRYYTRKSIEIECVVDTVLEENAHDILCSALVDDCIERGKSIKQGGAKYDWVSGLQVGIANLGNSLAAVRKLVFEKGVVTQQQLAQALDDDFSGLTGEQLRQRLINSAPKYGNDDDDVDLLLARAYQTYIDELKQYHNTRFGRGPVGGTYYAGTSSISANVPFGAATMATPDGRKAKTPLAEGASPASGTDRLGPTAVINSVGKLPAEKILGGVLLNQKLNPSTLDNLRDRQKLMQMLRTFFEVHKGWHVQYNIVSRETLLDAKAHPDKYRDLVVRVAGYSAFFTALSPDAQDDIIARTEHTL comes from the coding sequence ATGACTGAACTGAATCTCGATTTTCTGCCCGAGCGCATCAAAGCGCATAAAGCGGCGCTGGTGCAAATCGTCCGTCCGCCCGTTTGTACCGAACGTGCGCAACATTACACGGATATGTATCAGAAGCATCAGGATAAGCCGCTGCCGGTGCGTCGCGCGCTGGCACTGGCGCACCACCTGACCAGCAGAACCATCTGGATAAAACATGACGAGCTCATTGTCGGTAACCAGGCAAGCCAGGTGCGCGCGGCGCCCTTCTTCCCGGAATATACCGTCAGCTGGATTGAGCATGAGATTGACGACCTCGCTGATCGTCCCGGCGCTGGGTTCTCCGTCAGCGCAGAGAATAAAGCCGTGATGCATGACATTTGCCCGTGGTGGCGCGGCCAGACCGTACAGGATCGCTGCTACGGCATCTTTACCGATGAACAAAAAGCGCTGCTGGCGTCTGGCATTATCAAAGCTGAAGGCAACATGACCTCCGGCGACGCCCATCTGGCGGTCAATTTCCCGTTGCTGCTGGAAAAAGGGCTCGACGGGTTGCGGGCAAAAGTTGCGGCGCGTCGCGCACGTCTGGCTCTCACCGATCAGGCCGACTTGCACAAAGAACAGTTCCTGAAGGCTATCGATATCACCTTCAGCGCGTTAAGCGAGCATATCCTTCGCTACGCCGGGCTTGCCGCTCGTATGGCGCAAGAGGAGAACCGCCCGGCGCGTCGTGACGAACTGCTGGCGATTTCCGCGAACTGCGAGCATATCGCCCATCAGCCCCCCGCCTCATTCTGGCAGGCATTGCAGCTCTGTTATTTCGTACAACTGGTACTGCAGATTGAATCCAATGGGCACTCGGTCTCCTTTGGCCGTCTCGATCAATATCTTTATCCGTGGTATCGCCGGGATGTGGAGCTTGAGCATACGCTTGAGCGCGAGCGCGCGATTGAACTGTTACAGAGCTGCTGGCTGAAGCTGCTGGAGGTGAATAAAATTCGATCCGGCTCCCATTCGAAAGCCTCAGCGGGCAGCCCGCTTTACCAGAACGTCACCATCGGCGGTCAGCGGCTACAAAACAATAAGCCCGTGGATGCCGTCAACCCGCTCTCCTGGGCCGTGCTGGAATCGTGCGGCCGTCTGCGCTCAACGCAGCCAAATCTCAGCGTGCGCTATCACGCAGGCATGAGCAGTGATTTCCTCGATGCGTGCGTACAGGTGATCCGCTGCGGCTTCGGAATGCCCGCCTTTAACAATGATGAAATTGTCATTGAGGAGTTCATCAAACTCGGCGTGAGCCGTGAAGACGCGTATGACTATGCGGCCATCGGCTGCATTGAAACGGCAGTCGGCGGTAAATGGGGTTACCGCTGCACCGGCATGAGCTTTATTAACTTTGCGCGCGTTATGCTGGCGGCACTGGAAGGCGGCCGCGACGCTACCACCGGTAAAATCTTCCTGGCGCAGGACAAGGCGCTCTCTGCAGGCAATTTCCACGGATTTAATGAAGTCATGGATGCCTGGGATACTCAAATCCGTTACTACACCCGTAAATCGATCGAGATTGAGTGCGTAGTAGATACCGTGCTTGAGGAGAACGCGCACGATATTCTCTGCTCGGCGCTGGTCGATGATTGTATTGAGCGTGGCAAGAGCATTAAGCAAGGCGGCGCGAAATATGACTGGGTGTCGGGCTTGCAGGTCGGCATTGCTAACCTTGGCAATAGCCTTGCGGCAGTGCGTAAACTCGTGTTTGAAAAAGGCGTGGTGACCCAGCAACAGCTTGCGCAAGCGCTGGATGACGATTTTTCAGGGCTTACCGGGGAGCAGTTACGTCAGCGGTTAATAAACAGCGCTCCAAAATACGGTAACGATGATGATGATGTCGACCTGTTGCTGGCGCGCGCCTACCAGACCTACATTGACGAACTGAAGCAATATCATAATACCCGCTTCGGGCGCGGCCCGGTTGGCGGCACCTATTACGCAGGGACATCGTCCATTTCCGCTAATGTGCCCTTTGGCGCAGCCACCATGGCAACCCCGGACGGACGCAAAGCCAAAACGCCGCTCGCGGAAGGCGCAAGCCCCGCCTCCGGCACTGACAGGCTGGGGCCAACGGCGGTGATTAACTCAGTCGGCAAATTGCCCGCTGAGAAAATTCTTGGCGGCGTGCTGTTGAATCAGAAGCTTAACCCGTCCACACTGGACAACTTACGCGATCGCCAAAAATTGATGCAGATGCTGCGCACCTTTTTTGAAGTGCATAAAGGCTGGCATGTTCAGTACAACATTGTGTCGCGTGAAACTTTGCTGGACGCCAAAGCACACCCGGATAAGTACCGCGATCTGGTGGTGCGCGTGGCGGGTTACTCCGCGTTCTTTACGGCCTTATCCCCTGATGCGCAGGATGATATTATCGCCCGTACCGAACATACGCTTTAA